The Candidatus Scalindua japonica DNA window TGTTTCAACTCCTTTAAAGAATAAGGCGAATGATATCATCGGAGTTATTGTATTGAGGGTCCACGCGGGTACCTTGAGTAATATGATGAATAGCCTGAAGTTTGGGAAGACAGGAGAGTCTTACCTTGTAAATGAGGAAGGTTATATGATATCCGAGTCCAGATTTGCTGAACGTTTAAAAAAGAATGGATTGGTGAAGAAAAGATGCTCGCTGGAATTGAAAGTGACAGACCCGGCAACAGGCGAATTGACTTATGGGGCTGCGCAATGTGTTTCCGGAAAGAACGGTTTTAGTGGAAGCGGTTATTCAGACTATTCCGGCATAACGGTTTTGGGTGTATGGCATTGGCTGCCTGAATTCAAGTGGGGTGTCATTACGGAAATTGACATGGACGAAGGATATGGGCTTGCGCACAATCTCCATTTTATTGCTAATGCCATTCTCTTCGTTATTGCGTTTCCCGTTATTCTCGCTGCGTACCTTATGGGCCGGAAGTTGTCCAACCCTATTCTGCGCTTGCGAGCAGTTGCCGAGAAAATGGCATCCGGTGAGGACCTTTCTCAAAGGATAGAAGTTAAACAAAACGATGAGATTGGTGATTTGGCCAAAGCTTTCAATACGATGATCAGTTCACTGGATGCAAATAAGAGAGAACTCTCTGCCTCTGAGCAGCGATACAAACGAAGAATTCATTCGTTAATGGAAGGTATTTATGAGTGTGAACCTGGCGTTGACGGAGTTTTTACCTGGATTAATAAGGCCGGGGCTGAAATACTGGGATATAAATCACCGGAAGATGTACTTGGGACAAAAGTAGCAGATATATATATCGATCAGGAAGACCGCAAAAGACTCGTTGAAAGACTTGAGAAAGATGGAGTATGGATGGGCTTTGTTTCACATTGTAAAAAGAGGAGTGGTGAGCAGTTTTACATGGAACGTACTTCTAATATGGTAAGAGACGAGCATGGTAAACCTACTCTTATTTTTGGGGTTTTCAGGGATATTACGGAACGTAAGAAACTGGAAGATGAACTCCACGAGTCAGAGAAGCAACATAAAGCTCTGTTGAACTCGATAAGTGATGGAGTTTACCAATGTAAACCGGGTATAGATGGTGTGTATACTTACGTTAACCTGGCAGGGGCGGAAATACTTGGTTATAATTCTCCAACAGAGGTGATTGGTACTCGCGTAGTAGATATTTATGTAAATTCTCAAGACAGGTATGAATTAATCAAAACATTGGAAAAAGAGGGAGTGTGCAGGGATTATACAGCTTTTTGTAAAAAGAAAAACGGGGAACGTTTTATCTATGAGGTTAGTTGCAGTCTGGTACGTGATGAATCAGGAAAGCCTGTTATGATTGAGGGTATATTCAGAGACATGACAGACCAATAAGATTCCATGATTTTAAAGACTGAATACGATTGGACCAGGAGTATAAATTATGGAGAATAATCAATTCCGGTTATCTATAAATGCGAAGACCATCATTATAATACTGTTATTATTAAATGTTGGGTATGCGTATAAGAAGATAAAA harbors:
- a CDS encoding PAS domain S-box protein, with product MFISIQNRIIFLLIVFTLLPFVILKIIAFPKVERDVEELQIRHLSSAGHKQATLVSNWMRERMTDVLVIADNPYMINSVHHTWKDEEYAETLRYLELIVVEYGYMGAFVCDDKGLVTIATIKESVGRDLSNKDYFKKALRGYPFASSIMPSEVPLVNEFDEKEIGVPTMFVSTPLKNKANDIIGVIVLRVHAGTLSNMMNSLKFGKTGESYLVNEEGYMISESRFAERLKKNGLVKKRCSLELKVTDPATGELTYGAAQCVSGKNGFSGSGYSDYSGITVLGVWHWLPEFKWGVITEIDMDEGYGLAHNLHFIANAILFVIAFPVILAAYLMGRKLSNPILRLRAVAEKMASGEDLSQRIEVKQNDEIGDLAKAFNTMISSLDANKRELSASEQRYKRRIHSLMEGIYECEPGVDGVFTWINKAGAEILGYKSPEDVLGTKVADIYIDQEDRKRLVERLEKDGVWMGFVSHCKKRSGEQFYMERTSNMVRDEHGKPTLIFGVFRDITERKKLEDELHESEKQHKALLNSISDGVYQCKPGIDGVYTYVNLAGAEILGYNSPTEVIGTRVVDIYVNSQDRYELIKTLEKEGVCRDYTAFCKKKNGERFIYEVSCSLVRDESGKPVMIEGIFRDMTDQ